Proteins encoded by one window of Channa argus isolate prfri chromosome 1, Channa argus male v1.0, whole genome shotgun sequence:
- the msh6 gene encoding DNA mismatch repair protein Msh6 isoform X2, whose product MAKQSSIFNFFTKSPPPVSKPKPSPSPTEADLPCSVEKSNSSPKEQAKQTQPQHSKDNKVKSKSNLVSAKGGLKKLFGNKAPATTESSTCSFGAGALVWAKLEGHPWWPCMVVPQPLTGQLMRGRGRDQRIHVHFFDEPPTRGWVSTKYIREYQGSDNSDAKTGGVFFSGKPVIRRAMELADKVMFDSPEKRLKMRVCTDPSDEEEDDEEMQLDKSTLTDEEISDENEKPNEDMKPSKVQRHSSRISTEKGNKAKRRRIIVASDSDDSDEEFKPEHAPSSSEDEEEGETVSSEEEQGESTHESEAESPVKPAKRKRPTEKLANKNAKISTTQSTALKRVPAVITADAKSRLSAFSAPDNFESQANGSGSSGGATVWDHEKLEWLQDGKRKDGRRRRQSEDDYDHTTLYVPEDFLNRNTPGMRKWWQLKSDMFDTVIFYKVGKFYELYHMDAVIGVNELGLTFMKGTWAHSGFPEIGFARFSDVLVQKGYKVARVEQTETPEMMETRCKTMAKPTKFDRVVKREVCRIITRGTQTYSVLDGAPSECQSKFLLSFKEKAEEESSGHCRIYGVCFVDTSVGYFHVGQFPDDRHCSRLRTLIAHFSPAEVLFEKGNPSLETRKILKSLSSALQEGLNAGTQFWDAQKTLKTLSEQDYFKETAGKDQGTGDTFLPALLKKMTSESDSLCLTPKEGYELALSALGGCIFYLKKCLVDQELLSMANFDEYVPVDVEMEKAAGPASFFAQTRQRMVLDGVTLANLEIFQNGSGGTEGTLLERLDTCSTPFGKRLLKQWLCAPLCNPSSIRDRQDAIEDLMGAQAQATEVSDLLKKLPDLERLLSKIHSIGTPLKGQDHPDGRAVLYEEVTYSKRKIADFLSALEGFKTMQEIISVLTSVAGKFQSALLCQVVSLKGEKDGLFPDLSAELKRWETAFDHQKARTTGVINPKAGFDPEYDQALSGIKNCERELQDYLDRQKKRLGCKSMAYWGTGRNRYQMEVPDSISERNIPEEYEVKSTKKGWKRYVTKETERLFSELQGFEEKRDAALKDCMRRLFYNFDKNYRDWKTGVECMAVLDVLLALSRYSQGGDGPMARPQVVLPEDDQIPPFIELTGSRHPCVTKTFFGDDFIPNDIYISCSGSSENDDNGQASCVLVTGPNMGGKSTLMRQCGLLIILAQLGCYVPAESLRFTPADRVFTRLGASDRIMAGESTFFVELSETASILHHATKHSLVLLDELGRGTATYDGTAIACAVVKELAEKICCRSLFSTHYHSLVEDYANNPAVRLGHMACMVENECEDPSQETITFLYKFITGACPKSYGFNAARLASLPEEVIQSGHKKAREFEKSTISLRLFKKLCQFAEDATLDNTHFASLVHMLNTL is encoded by the exons ATGGCGAAGCAAAGCTCAATCTTTAATTTCTTCACCAAGTCTCCGCCACCGGTCTCCAAGCCGAAGCCGAGTCCCTCTCCCACCGAGGCAGACCTGCCCTGTTCGGTGGAGAAGTCCAACTCCTCTCCGAAAGAACAAGCTAAACAGACACAACCGCAACACAGCAAGGATAACAAAGTTAAGTCGAAGAGCAACTTGGTGTCAGCGAAAGGTGGACTCAAGAAACTTTTTGGCAATAAGGCCCCAGCAACCACAGAGAG CTCCACATGCTCATTCGGTGCTGGTGCTCTTGTGTGGGCAAAGCTAGAGGGACACCCCTGGTGGCCATGTATGGTGGTACCTCAACCTTTGACCGGACAGCTGATGAGAGGCCGCGGTCGAGACCAGCGCATACATGTCCATTTCTTTGATGAACCTCCAACTAGAGGATGGGTCAGCACCAAATATATTCGAGAGTACCAAG GCTCTGACAACAGTGATGCTAAAACTGGAGGGGTGTTCTTCAGTGGAAAACCTGTAATACGTCGAGCTATGGAGCTTGCTGATAAAGTAATGTTTGACAGCCCTGAAAAAAGATTAAAGATGCGTGTCTGCACAGATCCATCTGATGAGGAAGAAGACGATGAAGAAATGCAG CTTGACAAGTCAACATTAACTGATGAAGAGATcagtgatgaaaatgaaaaaccaaatgaaGACATGAAGCCAtccaaagtccaaagacattcatCTCGTATTTCAacagaaaagggaaacaaagcCAAGCGACGTCGCATAATTGTTGCCTCAGATAGTGATGACTCCGATGAGGAATTCAAACCAGAGCATGCTCCATCCAGCagtgaagatgaggaggagggggagactGTGAGCAGTGAAGAGGAGCAAGGTGAGAGCACACACGAGTCAGAAGCGGAAAGTCCTGTCAAGCCTGCAAAGCGCAAACGTCCTACAGAAAAGTTGGCTAATAAGAATGCCAAGATATCTACAACCCAGTCTACTGCGCTTAAACGAGTGCCAGCAGTTATCACAGCTGATGCAAAGTCCCGTTTGTCAGCCTTCTCTGCTCCTGACAACTTTGAGAGTCAGGCAAATGGTTCAGGCAGTAGTGGAGGTGCAACAGTGTGGGACCATGAGAAACTGGAGTGGCTGCAGGACGGCAAGAGGAAAGACGGCCGGAGACGACGACAGTCAGAGGATGACTATGATCACACCACACTCTATGTGCCTGAAGACTTTCTCAACAGAAACACTCCTGGTATGCGTAAGTGGTGGCAGCTCAAGTCTGATATGTTTGATACTGTGATTTTTTATAAGGTAGGCAAGTTTTATGAGCTCTACCACATGGATGCTGTGATTGGAGTCAATGAGCTGGGACTCACCTTCATGAAGGGGACCTGGGCTCATTCAGGCTTTCCAGAAATTGGCTTTGCCCGTTTCTCAGATGTACTGGTCCAGAAAGGCTACAAGGTGGCTCGTGTAGAACAGACAGAGACCCCTGAGATGATGGAAACGCGCTGTAAAACCATGGCTAAACCCACAAAATTTGACCGTGTGGTGAAGAGAGAAGTGTGCAGGATTATCACACGTGGTACCCAAACCTACAGTGTGTTGGATGGTGCTCCTTCAGAGTGTCAAAGCAAGTTCCTGCTGAGTTTTAAAGAGAAGGCTGAAGAGGAGAGCTCTGGACACTGCCGCATCTATGGAGTCTGTTTTGTAGATACTTCAGTGGGTTATTTCCATGTAGGTCAGTTTCCAGATGACCGTCACTGCTCACGTCTGCGCACCCTGATAGCACACTTTTCCCCTGCCGAGGTGCTATTTGAAAAGGGAAATCCATCTCTTGAAAcacgcaaaatactgaagtctctgtcctctgctctgcaggAAGGACTAAATGCAGGAACACAGTTCTGGGACGCTCAAAAGACGCTCAAAACCCTCTCAGAACAAGATTACTTTAAAGAGACTGCTGGCAAAGACCAAGGGACTGGGGACACTTTTCTTCCTGCtcttcttaaaaaaatgacCTCTGAAAGTGATTCACTGTGCCTTACTCCTAAGGAGGGCTACGAGTTGGCATTGTCAGCACTGGGTGGATGCATTTTCTACCTGAAAAAATGTCTGGTTGACCAAGAACTACTCTCCATGGCCAACTTTGATGAATATGTTCCTGTGGATGTTGAGATGGAGAAAGCTGCTGGACCAGCCAGTTTCTTTGCTCAGACTCGACAACGTATGGTCCTTGATGGAGTGACTCTTGCAAACCTGGAAATCTTTCAAAATGGGTCAGGAGGAACAGAAGGGACTTTACTGGAACGTTTGGACACCTGCTCAACTCCATTTGGCAAGAGGCTGCTGAAGCAGTGGCTCTGTGCTCCTCTGTGTAACCCCTCATCCATTAGGGACAGACAGGATGCAATAGAGGACCTAATGGGAGCCCAGGCCCAGGCTACTGAGGTTTCGGACCTGCTGAAGAAACTTCCAGACCTGGAGCGTCTCCTGAGTAAAATCCACAGCATCGGCACTCCTCTGAAGGGCCAGGACCACCCTGACGGAAGAGCAGTACTCTATGAGGAGGTCACCTATAGCAAGCGAAAGATAGCagacttcctctcagcactggAAGGTTTCAAAACTATGCAAGAGATCATTTCTGTCCTCACTTCAGTTGCAGGCAAGTTTCAGTCCGCATTGCTCTGTCAAGTTGTTAGTCTGAAAGGTGAAAAGGACGGCCTCTTCCCTGACCTCTCTGCTGAACTGAAGCGTTGGGAGACAGCGTTTGACCACCAGAAAGCCCGCACTACTGGTGTCATAAACCCTAAAGCTGGCTTTGACCCAGAGTATGACCAGGCCCTGTCAGGAATCAAGAACTGTGAACGAGAGCTTCAGGATTACCTggacagacagaagaagagacTAGGCTGTAAAAGCATGGCCTACTGGGGAACAGGGCGGAACCGCTACCAGATGGAGGTCCCTGACAGCATCTCAGAGAGGAATATTCCTGAGGAGTATGAGGTGAAGTCTACAAAGAAAGGCTGGAAGCGTTACGTGACAAAGGAGACTGAACGACTGTTCTCAGAGCTGCAGGGatttgaagagaaaagagatgcTGCACTGAAAGACTGCATGAGGAGGCTCTTCTACAACTTTGACAAGAACTACAGAGACTGGAAGACTGGTGTGGAGTGCATGGCAGTGCTTG atgTGCTGCTGGCTTTATCACGCTACAGTCAGGGGGGAGATGGCCCAATGGCCAGGCCACAGGTGGTGCTCCCTGAAGATGACCAGATACCGCCCTTTATTGAGCTCACTGGATCTCGACACCCTTGTGTTACCAAGACATTTTTTGGTGATGACTTCATTCCTAATGACATCTATATCAGCTGTTCTGGTAGCAGTGAAAATGATGACAACGGTCAGGCCTCTTGTGTCCTCGTCACAGGGCCAAACATGGGTGGAAAGTCTACTCTCATGAGACAG TGTGGACTTCTCATCATCTTAGCTCAGCTGGGTTGTTATGTTCCTGCTGAGAGCCTGCGCTTCACACCAGCTGACAGGGTCTTTACTCGGCTGGGAGCTTCAGATCGTATTATGGCTG GAGAGAGTACCTTCTTTGTGGAACTCAGTGAGACTGCCAGCATCCTGCACCATGCCACCAAACACTCACTTGTGCTCCTGGATGAATTAG GAAGGGGCACAGCTACATATGACGGCACAGCGATTGCCTGTGCTGTTGTGAAGGAGCTCGCTGAGAAGATCTGTTGTCGCTCCCTGTTCTCCACACATTACCACTCCCTGGTGGAGGACTATGCTAACAACCCTGCTGTGCGATTGGGCCATATG GCATGCATGGTGGAGAATGAATGTGAGGATCCAAGTCAAGAGACAATTACATTCCTCTACAAGTTCATCACTGGTGCTTGTCCAAAGAGTTATGGCTTCAACGCAGCCCGACTCGCCAGCCTGCCTGAGGAGGTCATCCAGTCGGGACACAAAAAGGCCAGAGAGTTTGAGAAGAGCACCATTAGCCTCAGACTCTTTAA GAAGCTGTGCCAGTTTGCTGAAGATGCCACACTGGACAACACACATTTCGCATCACTTGTTCATATGCTCAACACCCTGTAG
- the msh6 gene encoding DNA mismatch repair protein Msh6 isoform X1, translating to MAKQSSIFNFFTKSPPPVSKPKPSPSPTEADLPCSVEKSNSSPKEQAKQTQPQHSKDNKVKSKSNLVSAKGGLKKLFGNKAPATTESSSTCSFGAGALVWAKLEGHPWWPCMVVPQPLTGQLMRGRGRDQRIHVHFFDEPPTRGWVSTKYIREYQGSDNSDAKTGGVFFSGKPVIRRAMELADKVMFDSPEKRLKMRVCTDPSDEEEDDEEMQLDKSTLTDEEISDENEKPNEDMKPSKVQRHSSRISTEKGNKAKRRRIIVASDSDDSDEEFKPEHAPSSSEDEEEGETVSSEEEQGESTHESEAESPVKPAKRKRPTEKLANKNAKISTTQSTALKRVPAVITADAKSRLSAFSAPDNFESQANGSGSSGGATVWDHEKLEWLQDGKRKDGRRRRQSEDDYDHTTLYVPEDFLNRNTPGMRKWWQLKSDMFDTVIFYKVGKFYELYHMDAVIGVNELGLTFMKGTWAHSGFPEIGFARFSDVLVQKGYKVARVEQTETPEMMETRCKTMAKPTKFDRVVKREVCRIITRGTQTYSVLDGAPSECQSKFLLSFKEKAEEESSGHCRIYGVCFVDTSVGYFHVGQFPDDRHCSRLRTLIAHFSPAEVLFEKGNPSLETRKILKSLSSALQEGLNAGTQFWDAQKTLKTLSEQDYFKETAGKDQGTGDTFLPALLKKMTSESDSLCLTPKEGYELALSALGGCIFYLKKCLVDQELLSMANFDEYVPVDVEMEKAAGPASFFAQTRQRMVLDGVTLANLEIFQNGSGGTEGTLLERLDTCSTPFGKRLLKQWLCAPLCNPSSIRDRQDAIEDLMGAQAQATEVSDLLKKLPDLERLLSKIHSIGTPLKGQDHPDGRAVLYEEVTYSKRKIADFLSALEGFKTMQEIISVLTSVAGKFQSALLCQVVSLKGEKDGLFPDLSAELKRWETAFDHQKARTTGVINPKAGFDPEYDQALSGIKNCERELQDYLDRQKKRLGCKSMAYWGTGRNRYQMEVPDSISERNIPEEYEVKSTKKGWKRYVTKETERLFSELQGFEEKRDAALKDCMRRLFYNFDKNYRDWKTGVECMAVLDVLLALSRYSQGGDGPMARPQVVLPEDDQIPPFIELTGSRHPCVTKTFFGDDFIPNDIYISCSGSSENDDNGQASCVLVTGPNMGGKSTLMRQCGLLIILAQLGCYVPAESLRFTPADRVFTRLGASDRIMAGESTFFVELSETASILHHATKHSLVLLDELGRGTATYDGTAIACAVVKELAEKICCRSLFSTHYHSLVEDYANNPAVRLGHMACMVENECEDPSQETITFLYKFITGACPKSYGFNAARLASLPEEVIQSGHKKAREFEKSTISLRLFKKLCQFAEDATLDNTHFASLVHMLNTL from the exons ATGGCGAAGCAAAGCTCAATCTTTAATTTCTTCACCAAGTCTCCGCCACCGGTCTCCAAGCCGAAGCCGAGTCCCTCTCCCACCGAGGCAGACCTGCCCTGTTCGGTGGAGAAGTCCAACTCCTCTCCGAAAGAACAAGCTAAACAGACACAACCGCAACACAGCAAGGATAACAAAGTTAAGTCGAAGAGCAACTTGGTGTCAGCGAAAGGTGGACTCAAGAAACTTTTTGGCAATAAGGCCCCAGCAACCACAGAGAG CAGCTCCACATGCTCATTCGGTGCTGGTGCTCTTGTGTGGGCAAAGCTAGAGGGACACCCCTGGTGGCCATGTATGGTGGTACCTCAACCTTTGACCGGACAGCTGATGAGAGGCCGCGGTCGAGACCAGCGCATACATGTCCATTTCTTTGATGAACCTCCAACTAGAGGATGGGTCAGCACCAAATATATTCGAGAGTACCAAG GCTCTGACAACAGTGATGCTAAAACTGGAGGGGTGTTCTTCAGTGGAAAACCTGTAATACGTCGAGCTATGGAGCTTGCTGATAAAGTAATGTTTGACAGCCCTGAAAAAAGATTAAAGATGCGTGTCTGCACAGATCCATCTGATGAGGAAGAAGACGATGAAGAAATGCAG CTTGACAAGTCAACATTAACTGATGAAGAGATcagtgatgaaaatgaaaaaccaaatgaaGACATGAAGCCAtccaaagtccaaagacattcatCTCGTATTTCAacagaaaagggaaacaaagcCAAGCGACGTCGCATAATTGTTGCCTCAGATAGTGATGACTCCGATGAGGAATTCAAACCAGAGCATGCTCCATCCAGCagtgaagatgaggaggagggggagactGTGAGCAGTGAAGAGGAGCAAGGTGAGAGCACACACGAGTCAGAAGCGGAAAGTCCTGTCAAGCCTGCAAAGCGCAAACGTCCTACAGAAAAGTTGGCTAATAAGAATGCCAAGATATCTACAACCCAGTCTACTGCGCTTAAACGAGTGCCAGCAGTTATCACAGCTGATGCAAAGTCCCGTTTGTCAGCCTTCTCTGCTCCTGACAACTTTGAGAGTCAGGCAAATGGTTCAGGCAGTAGTGGAGGTGCAACAGTGTGGGACCATGAGAAACTGGAGTGGCTGCAGGACGGCAAGAGGAAAGACGGCCGGAGACGACGACAGTCAGAGGATGACTATGATCACACCACACTCTATGTGCCTGAAGACTTTCTCAACAGAAACACTCCTGGTATGCGTAAGTGGTGGCAGCTCAAGTCTGATATGTTTGATACTGTGATTTTTTATAAGGTAGGCAAGTTTTATGAGCTCTACCACATGGATGCTGTGATTGGAGTCAATGAGCTGGGACTCACCTTCATGAAGGGGACCTGGGCTCATTCAGGCTTTCCAGAAATTGGCTTTGCCCGTTTCTCAGATGTACTGGTCCAGAAAGGCTACAAGGTGGCTCGTGTAGAACAGACAGAGACCCCTGAGATGATGGAAACGCGCTGTAAAACCATGGCTAAACCCACAAAATTTGACCGTGTGGTGAAGAGAGAAGTGTGCAGGATTATCACACGTGGTACCCAAACCTACAGTGTGTTGGATGGTGCTCCTTCAGAGTGTCAAAGCAAGTTCCTGCTGAGTTTTAAAGAGAAGGCTGAAGAGGAGAGCTCTGGACACTGCCGCATCTATGGAGTCTGTTTTGTAGATACTTCAGTGGGTTATTTCCATGTAGGTCAGTTTCCAGATGACCGTCACTGCTCACGTCTGCGCACCCTGATAGCACACTTTTCCCCTGCCGAGGTGCTATTTGAAAAGGGAAATCCATCTCTTGAAAcacgcaaaatactgaagtctctgtcctctgctctgcaggAAGGACTAAATGCAGGAACACAGTTCTGGGACGCTCAAAAGACGCTCAAAACCCTCTCAGAACAAGATTACTTTAAAGAGACTGCTGGCAAAGACCAAGGGACTGGGGACACTTTTCTTCCTGCtcttcttaaaaaaatgacCTCTGAAAGTGATTCACTGTGCCTTACTCCTAAGGAGGGCTACGAGTTGGCATTGTCAGCACTGGGTGGATGCATTTTCTACCTGAAAAAATGTCTGGTTGACCAAGAACTACTCTCCATGGCCAACTTTGATGAATATGTTCCTGTGGATGTTGAGATGGAGAAAGCTGCTGGACCAGCCAGTTTCTTTGCTCAGACTCGACAACGTATGGTCCTTGATGGAGTGACTCTTGCAAACCTGGAAATCTTTCAAAATGGGTCAGGAGGAACAGAAGGGACTTTACTGGAACGTTTGGACACCTGCTCAACTCCATTTGGCAAGAGGCTGCTGAAGCAGTGGCTCTGTGCTCCTCTGTGTAACCCCTCATCCATTAGGGACAGACAGGATGCAATAGAGGACCTAATGGGAGCCCAGGCCCAGGCTACTGAGGTTTCGGACCTGCTGAAGAAACTTCCAGACCTGGAGCGTCTCCTGAGTAAAATCCACAGCATCGGCACTCCTCTGAAGGGCCAGGACCACCCTGACGGAAGAGCAGTACTCTATGAGGAGGTCACCTATAGCAAGCGAAAGATAGCagacttcctctcagcactggAAGGTTTCAAAACTATGCAAGAGATCATTTCTGTCCTCACTTCAGTTGCAGGCAAGTTTCAGTCCGCATTGCTCTGTCAAGTTGTTAGTCTGAAAGGTGAAAAGGACGGCCTCTTCCCTGACCTCTCTGCTGAACTGAAGCGTTGGGAGACAGCGTTTGACCACCAGAAAGCCCGCACTACTGGTGTCATAAACCCTAAAGCTGGCTTTGACCCAGAGTATGACCAGGCCCTGTCAGGAATCAAGAACTGTGAACGAGAGCTTCAGGATTACCTggacagacagaagaagagacTAGGCTGTAAAAGCATGGCCTACTGGGGAACAGGGCGGAACCGCTACCAGATGGAGGTCCCTGACAGCATCTCAGAGAGGAATATTCCTGAGGAGTATGAGGTGAAGTCTACAAAGAAAGGCTGGAAGCGTTACGTGACAAAGGAGACTGAACGACTGTTCTCAGAGCTGCAGGGatttgaagagaaaagagatgcTGCACTGAAAGACTGCATGAGGAGGCTCTTCTACAACTTTGACAAGAACTACAGAGACTGGAAGACTGGTGTGGAGTGCATGGCAGTGCTTG atgTGCTGCTGGCTTTATCACGCTACAGTCAGGGGGGAGATGGCCCAATGGCCAGGCCACAGGTGGTGCTCCCTGAAGATGACCAGATACCGCCCTTTATTGAGCTCACTGGATCTCGACACCCTTGTGTTACCAAGACATTTTTTGGTGATGACTTCATTCCTAATGACATCTATATCAGCTGTTCTGGTAGCAGTGAAAATGATGACAACGGTCAGGCCTCTTGTGTCCTCGTCACAGGGCCAAACATGGGTGGAAAGTCTACTCTCATGAGACAG TGTGGACTTCTCATCATCTTAGCTCAGCTGGGTTGTTATGTTCCTGCTGAGAGCCTGCGCTTCACACCAGCTGACAGGGTCTTTACTCGGCTGGGAGCTTCAGATCGTATTATGGCTG GAGAGAGTACCTTCTTTGTGGAACTCAGTGAGACTGCCAGCATCCTGCACCATGCCACCAAACACTCACTTGTGCTCCTGGATGAATTAG GAAGGGGCACAGCTACATATGACGGCACAGCGATTGCCTGTGCTGTTGTGAAGGAGCTCGCTGAGAAGATCTGTTGTCGCTCCCTGTTCTCCACACATTACCACTCCCTGGTGGAGGACTATGCTAACAACCCTGCTGTGCGATTGGGCCATATG GCATGCATGGTGGAGAATGAATGTGAGGATCCAAGTCAAGAGACAATTACATTCCTCTACAAGTTCATCACTGGTGCTTGTCCAAAGAGTTATGGCTTCAACGCAGCCCGACTCGCCAGCCTGCCTGAGGAGGTCATCCAGTCGGGACACAAAAAGGCCAGAGAGTTTGAGAAGAGCACCATTAGCCTCAGACTCTTTAA GAAGCTGTGCCAGTTTGCTGAAGATGCCACACTGGACAACACACATTTCGCATCACTTGTTCATATGCTCAACACCCTGTAG
- the msh6 gene encoding DNA mismatch repair protein Msh6 isoform X3 translates to MAKQSSIFNFFTKSPPPVSKPKPSPSPTEADLPCSVEKSNSSPKEQAKQTQPQHSKDNKVKSKSNLVSAKGGLKKLFGNKAPATTESSSTCSFGAGALVWAKLEGHPWWPCMVVPQPLTGQLMRGRGRDQRIHVHFFDEPPTRGWVSTKYIREYQDVLLALSRYSQGGDGPMARPQVVLPEDDQIPPFIELTGSRHPCVTKTFFGDDFIPNDIYISCSGSSENDDNGQASCVLVTGPNMGGKSTLMRQCGLLIILAQLGCYVPAESLRFTPADRVFTRLGASDRIMAGESTFFVELSETASILHHATKHSLVLLDELGRGTATYDGTAIACAVVKELAEKICCRSLFSTHYHSLVEDYANNPAVRLGHMACMVENECEDPSQETITFLYKFITGACPKSYGFNAARLASLPEEVIQSGHKKAREFEKSTISLRLFKKLCQFAEDATLDNTHFASLVHMLNTL, encoded by the exons ATGGCGAAGCAAAGCTCAATCTTTAATTTCTTCACCAAGTCTCCGCCACCGGTCTCCAAGCCGAAGCCGAGTCCCTCTCCCACCGAGGCAGACCTGCCCTGTTCGGTGGAGAAGTCCAACTCCTCTCCGAAAGAACAAGCTAAACAGACACAACCGCAACACAGCAAGGATAACAAAGTTAAGTCGAAGAGCAACTTGGTGTCAGCGAAAGGTGGACTCAAGAAACTTTTTGGCAATAAGGCCCCAGCAACCACAGAGAG CAGCTCCACATGCTCATTCGGTGCTGGTGCTCTTGTGTGGGCAAAGCTAGAGGGACACCCCTGGTGGCCATGTATGGTGGTACCTCAACCTTTGACCGGACAGCTGATGAGAGGCCGCGGTCGAGACCAGCGCATACATGTCCATTTCTTTGATGAACCTCCAACTAGAGGATGGGTCAGCACCAAATATATTCGAGAGTACCAAG atgTGCTGCTGGCTTTATCACGCTACAGTCAGGGGGGAGATGGCCCAATGGCCAGGCCACAGGTGGTGCTCCCTGAAGATGACCAGATACCGCCCTTTATTGAGCTCACTGGATCTCGACACCCTTGTGTTACCAAGACATTTTTTGGTGATGACTTCATTCCTAATGACATCTATATCAGCTGTTCTGGTAGCAGTGAAAATGATGACAACGGTCAGGCCTCTTGTGTCCTCGTCACAGGGCCAAACATGGGTGGAAAGTCTACTCTCATGAGACAG TGTGGACTTCTCATCATCTTAGCTCAGCTGGGTTGTTATGTTCCTGCTGAGAGCCTGCGCTTCACACCAGCTGACAGGGTCTTTACTCGGCTGGGAGCTTCAGATCGTATTATGGCTG GAGAGAGTACCTTCTTTGTGGAACTCAGTGAGACTGCCAGCATCCTGCACCATGCCACCAAACACTCACTTGTGCTCCTGGATGAATTAG GAAGGGGCACAGCTACATATGACGGCACAGCGATTGCCTGTGCTGTTGTGAAGGAGCTCGCTGAGAAGATCTGTTGTCGCTCCCTGTTCTCCACACATTACCACTCCCTGGTGGAGGACTATGCTAACAACCCTGCTGTGCGATTGGGCCATATG GCATGCATGGTGGAGAATGAATGTGAGGATCCAAGTCAAGAGACAATTACATTCCTCTACAAGTTCATCACTGGTGCTTGTCCAAAGAGTTATGGCTTCAACGCAGCCCGACTCGCCAGCCTGCCTGAGGAGGTCATCCAGTCGGGACACAAAAAGGCCAGAGAGTTTGAGAAGAGCACCATTAGCCTCAGACTCTTTAA GAAGCTGTGCCAGTTTGCTGAAGATGCCACACTGGACAACACACATTTCGCATCACTTGTTCATATGCTCAACACCCTGTAG